The Montipora capricornis isolate CH-2021 chromosome 3, ASM3666992v2, whole genome shotgun sequence genome window below encodes:
- the LOC138043797 gene encoding uncharacterized protein: MQQGVEFAPLSLDVESCLEESFGGLFSPFEEYGFERGKTTFFGEKEGENTNWDKVQELPSPPFGGLGGDFDMELEFFRTDIDSEGCKIAGPTLAELNDHRSLSPLINPEMERLHRIATRTEGENSSSGDSTTTRKPQPYIALELTAEKIERPRMIEMKRDSNYHYGGRVEVQKETTEKKLPSKPTWTMTQDTSWHNEREKSASSERIIVLPQRKSGTRSDGEVCNSQVPKLISAEMKSRLYNNEVTTGVSAEKVQKNEPESIVNEPDSPAMEEESADEYMDSDEDFDVESHLHGTGVARNRKGRRGDQDDLSPNPRKLLEIIRELERLNKIIGDLKPIHQLPQNARNKSRKEKNKLASRACRLKKKAQHEANKVKLQGLEMEQQRLTDIIGKVKKEIIKKANRPSTPKTSLSSQVESLMKATFGNQLVAGHTSDFVHSVLKATAQENPIFGELDELSLCF, translated from the exons ATGCAGCAAGGAGTAGAATTTGCCCCA CTTTCATTGGACGTGGAGAGTTGTTTGGAAGAAAGCTTTGGTGGTTTGTTTTCTCCATTCGAGGAATATGGCTTTGAACGCGGAAAGACTACCTTCTTTGGCGAGAAGGAAGGAGAAAACACAAACTGGGACAAGGTCCAAGAATTGCCTAGCCCCCCTTTTGGCGGGCTGGGGGGAGATTTTGATATGGAACTGGAATTTTTCAGAACTGACATAGACAGTGAAGGCTGCAAAATAGCTGGGCCTACTTTAGCTGAACTGAATGATCACCGTTCGTTGTCGCCGCTCATCAATCCTGAAATGGAGCGGCTTCATCGCATTGCAACTCGGACGGAAGGGGAGAATTCGTCTTCGGGGGATAGCACAACTACTCGCAAGCCGCAACCTTATATCGCTTTGGAGCTTACAGCAGAAAAGATTGAAAGACCGCGAATGATTGAAATGAAAAGAGACTCGAATTACCATTATGGAGGGAGAGTTGAAGTTCAGAAAGAAACTACCGAGAAGAAACTTCCCAGCAAGCCAACATGGACTATGACCCAAGACACATCTTGGCACAACGAGCGCGAAAAATCTGCTTCTTCAGAAAGAATTATAGTTTTGCCGCAAAGAAAGTCAGGAACGCGCAGCGACGGTGAAGTTTGTAATAGCCAAGTGCCAAAGTTAATTTCTGCAGAAATGAAAAGTCGATTGTACAACAACGAGGTTACAACAGGGGTTTCTGCAGAGAAGGTACAGAAAAATGAACCCGAATCAATTGTTAACGAACCCGACAGCCCAGCCATGGAGGAGGAATCCGCTGATGAATATATGGATAGCGACGAGGATTTTGATGTTGAAAGTCATCTTCACGGGACTGGCGTGGCCAGAAATCGCAAGGGTCGAAGGGGAGATCAAGATGACCTTTCGCCAAATCCAAGAAAACTTTTGGAAATAATCCGAGAGCTAGAACGTCTAAATAAGATTATCGGCGACTTGAAACCAATACATCAGTTACCACAAAACGCCAGGAATAAGTCACGTAAGGAGAAAAACAAGCTTGCCTCAAG GGCTTGCAGATTAAAGAAGAAAGCCCAGCATGAAGCTAACAAAGTCAAATTGCAGGGGTTGGAGATGGAGCAAC AGCGCCTGACTGATATCATTGGCAAGGTGAAAAAGGAGATTATTAAAAAAGCAAACAGACCTTCAACACCCAAGACAAGCTTGAGCAGTCAAGTCGAGTCCTTAATGAAGGCAACATTTG GAAATCAACTTGTGGCTGGCCACACTTCAGATTTTGTCCACTCTGTGCTGAAAGCTACAGCCCAAGAAAATCCCATATTTGGAGAACTGGATGAGCTAAGTTTGTGCTTTTGA